The DNA sequence GGTTTCTTTAAAAGAAATTGATCAATTAGCTTTTAAAGAAATAATAAAGAGAGGTGCCGTTCCGGCATTTAAAGGATTATACGGCTTTCCTGCAACTGCTTGTATATCCGTAAATGATGAATTGATCCATGGTATTCCTTCTGACTATATAGTTAAAGATGGAGACCTAGTTAGCGTTGATTTGGGTTGTATCTGACAAGGTTACAACAGCGATAGTGCTTTTACAAAAGGTGTAGGAGAAATTAGTGAAACTGATAAAAAGCTAATTTTAGTTGCAAAACAATCTTTTGAAGCAGGTCTTAACGCTATAAAACCTGGAGCAAGAGTAGGTGATATTTCAGCTGCTATTTGAGAGGTTATTAAGAAAAATAATTTTTTCACACCTGATGAATTTTGTGGTCATGGAATTGGGTTTCAACTTCATGAGGAACCGAATGTTCCTAATAGAGGTAAGAAAAATACTGGTCCATTATTAAAGGATGGGATGGTTATTTGTATCGAACCTATGATTACTCAAACTAAAAAGATCAAAATTCTAAAAGATGGATGAACAGTCGTTTCAACTGATGGTTCTAATACAGCACATTATGAACATACTGTTTTGATTAAAAATGGAAAAGGTGTAGTTTTAACGAAAGGAATCTAAATTGGCAAAAGACGCAATAAAGATGACTGGAGTGGTTAAAACTGTTTATTCTACTGATTCATATGAAGTAGAATTAGAAAACGGCATGACTATGAAAGTTTATATTTCGGGTAAAATGAGAGTTAATCACATAAGAATTTTACCTGGTGATAAAGTAGATGTTGATATTAGTCCATATGATTTAACTCAAGGACGTATCGTTTACAGACACAAATAATTAAAGGAGCTAAAATGAAAGTTAGAGCTAGTGTTAAAAGAATGTGTAAAGATTGCAAAATTATTAAACGTAAAGGTGTTATTAGAGTAATTTGTGAATTACCTAAACACAAACAAAGACAAGGATAGGAGATAAGATGGCCAGAATTTTAAACGTTGAAATTCCTAATGACAAACGTGTTGTTGTGTCATTAACATATATTTATGGTATCGGACCAAGCTTAGCTAAAAAGATTTGTGCTGAAGCAGGAATAAGTGAAGATGCTCGTGTAAAGAGCTTATCAGAAGATGAATTATCAAAAATTCGTGAAGCAGCTAAACACTATACAACAGAAGGTGATTTACGTAGAGAAGTTAACTTAAATATTAAACGTTTAATGGAAATTAAATGTTACCGTGGAATTAGACACCGTAAAGGATTACCTGTACGTGGACAATCAACTAAAAAGAATGCTCGCACACGTAAAGGACCTAGAAAAACAGTTGCTGGAAAGAAAGGTAAATAATATATGGCTCGTAAAACTAAGAAAAAGAATATTACAACAGGTATTGCACATATTCATTCAACCAACCAAAACACAATTGTTACATTTTCAGATGAACAAGGTAATGTTATAGCATGATCATCAGCTGGTGCTATTGGTTACAAAGGTACAAAGAAAAAAACACCTTATGCTGCAGGTTTAGCAGCTCAAGCAGCAGCTGAAGCAGCTAAAGAACACGGTATTAAATCTGTTAAAGTTGAACTTAAAGGTCTTGGAGCTGGAAAAGATGCTGCAAGAAAACAAATCGAAGTTTCAGGTATCACAGTTACAGAAATTAAGGATGTTACACCTGTTCCTCACAATGGAACAAGACCTCCTAAGCGTATTCTAAAACGTGCTAAGAAATAAAAGTACTATTATTAATGATAAGAAAGTAGGTATCTTAAATGGAAAAGATGAAAAGATTAGATTATCTTAAAGTTCCTTCATTAAACAAAGTAAGTGATTTTGAAACCACATTCAGTTTACAACCATTAGAAAGAGGATTTGGAAATACACTTGGTGTTGCTTTAAGAAGAGTTTTATTATCGAATATAACTTCTTTAGCTCCATTCTGCATTAAAATCGAAGGTGTTAATCATGAATTTCAAGGAATTCCTGGTGTGGTTGAAGATGTTCCATCACTAATCATGAATTTAAGAGAAGTAAGATTCAAATATGATTCTGAATTAGTTAATGATGATGAAATCATCAAGGTTGAACTTAAAGCGGATGAAGTTGGTGAAATTACATCAAGATATTTAACAGTTGTTGACAATCCAAATGTTGAAATCATCGACCACAACATTCACATTGCTGATGTTAGTGCGGCTAACTCATTAAAAATTGAAATGTTCATAAGACCAGGTCGTGGATTTTTATCAAGTGAAGAAAACAAATTAATTGTTAATAAACTTGAAGGTGAATTAGCAGCTAATTCAAAAATTAAAAAAGGTAAGTTTATTGCTGTTGATTCAAAATTCTCTCCAATCAAACTTGTTAACTACAAGGTTGAAGAATTAAACTCATCTAGCGCTAAAGTTGAAGAAAGACTAGATTTTACATTAATTACTGATGGAACAGTTAAAGCTGAACAAGCTATTAAACAAGCTTCAGAAATTTTAATTGCACACTTTATGGTTATAGGAAACACTGATGAAATGAAAGTTGATGTTTTCGCAGATGAAGTTGAAGAGGAACCACAAGAAAATGAAGCAGATCTTGATATCAACCAATTAAATCTTTCTGTACGTTCATTAAATGCATTGAGAAGAATAAATAAAACAAAAGTTTCAGACATTATCGAAATGACATATGATGAGCTTGAACAAACAAAGAACTTAGGTAAAAAATCATTAGAAGAAATAGTACAAAAACTTCAAGAGTTTGGATTTACACTTAAAAAAAGAGATGAATAATGGCTAACCCAAAACAAATTTACTCACGTGATACTAAATGAAGAAATGGAGTTATGCGTTCGTTAACAAGTGAATTATTTGTTAATGGAAGAATAACAACAACTTTAACAAGAGCAAAAGAATTACGTAAACACGCTGAAAGAATGATTCAAAAAGCTAAAAATCCAACTTTAGCAAATCGTCGTGCTGTTGCTGCTTATTTACGCCCAATTAAAACAAAAGAAAACGTTGAAGTACTTACACATTTATTTTCAAATATTGCACCAAAATACCAAGAAAGAAATGGTGGATACACAAGAATTATTAAATTACCTGCACGTTTAGGTGATAATACACGTATGGCAATCATCGAATTAGTTTAATTAATAATAAAACATAAACTTAATAGAAATGCAAACCACCAATTTGGTGGTTTTTATTTATAATATAACTATATAAAAAGGAGAATATGTTTTATTTAATACATAAAAAAACTGGAATTAGTTCATTTGAAGCAATAAGCAAATTTAGAAAAGAAAATAAAATTAAAAAAATAGGACACAGCGGAACTCTTGACCCTCTAGCTGAAGGGCTGTTGCTTGTAGCAACTGATGAGGACACAAAATTATTAGAGTATATCTCGAATAAAACCAAAGAATATGTAGTTGAAGGTGTTTTTGGATATGAAACTGATACATATGACATTTTAGGTAAGGTTATAAATAATACAGACAATAAAGTCACTGAAGAAGTTTTAAGCAAAAAACTTGAAGAATTAAGCAAAACAATAAGTCAAGTACCGCCAAAATTTTCTGCAAAAAAAATTAATGGAGTAAGAGCATATGAACTTGCTAGAAAAGATATAGATTTTGAAGTAAAAGAACAGAAAATTAAAATATTTGACTATAAATTATTGAGTTTTGACTTTGCAAAACAAACTTATAGAATTTATTTTAGGGTTTCTGAAGGGTGTTATATTAGAAGTTTAGTTAATGATTTAGGTCTTCTTTGCAACAATTATTCAACAATGACAAAATTAGAAAGAAATGGTATTGGTGTTCTGGATATAAGTAGGTTGAGTGGTAAGGAATTTGTCGAAATAAATTACAAAGATATCTTAAACTTACCAATATTTATATACAATCAAAAGCAAAGAGAATATTTGAAAAATGGTAATAAATTAACTAATATAAATAATAAAAATGATGAAGTAGTTTTATTAATCAATGGAGATACTAATGAAATTGGAGGGGTTGCAAAAATTTTTAACAATGAGCTTATTGTTAAAAAGATTTTTCCTAATAAGATATAATTTATTTTCTAAAGTGAGGTATTATGAAAAATCTTAAAAATATTATAAAATGTGCTGCATTTGATATTGATGGTACAATTCTCCCAAATGGAAATACAAAATTCAGTCAAAAAACTATTGACGCATTTTCGCTTTTAAGAAAAAATGGGATTGTGTCAATACTAGCGACCGCTAGAGAATTTTCAACAATTTGCGATTTTTTAGAGCAATTGAAACCAGACTATTTTATTGGAGCTAACGGTTCATTCATACTTGATTGTAATAAAAATGAAATTATTTATGAAGTTGGTTTAAACTTAAATGAAGTAAAAATGCTTTATGATGAATTTTATAATGATAATTTTAATTTCATAATAACAGATGTAAATAAATCATATTATTCTAAAAATACTAATTTATACACTTGATTCATTAGACCCAATATAA is a window from the Mycoplasma anserisalpingitidis genome containing:
- the map gene encoding type I methionyl aminopeptidase yields the protein MIKDKNAIDKITKSCKILAEVKQIVWDFVRPGVSLKEIDQLAFKEIIKRGAVPAFKGLYGFPATACISVNDELIHGIPSDYIVKDGDLVSVDLGCIWQGYNSDSAFTKGVGEISETDKKLILVAKQSFEAGLNAIKPGARVGDISAAIWEVIKKNNFFTPDEFCGHGIGFQLHEEPNVPNRGKKNTGPLLKDGMVICIEPMITQTKKIKILKDGWTVVSTDGSNTAHYEHTVLIKNGKGVVLTKGI
- the infA gene encoding translation initiation factor IF-1; translated protein: MTGVVKTVYSTDSYEVELENGMTMKVYISGKMRVNHIRILPGDKVDVDISPYDLTQGRIVYRHK
- the rpmJ gene encoding 50S ribosomal protein L36, translating into MKVRASVKRMCKDCKIIKRKGVIRVICELPKHKQRQG
- the rpsM gene encoding 30S ribosomal protein S13, with amino-acid sequence MARILNVEIPNDKRVVVSLTYIYGIGPSLAKKICAEAGISEDARVKSLSEDELSKIREAAKHYTTEGDLRREVNLNIKRLMEIKCYRGIRHRKGLPVRGQSTKKNARTRKGPRKTVAGKKGK
- the rpsK gene encoding 30S ribosomal protein S11, with translation MARKTKKKNITTGIAHIHSTNQNTIVTFSDEQGNVIAWSSAGAIGYKGTKKKTPYAAGLAAQAAAEAAKEHGIKSVKVELKGLGAGKDAARKQIEVSGITVTEIKDVTPVPHNGTRPPKRILKRAKK
- a CDS encoding DNA-directed RNA polymerase subunit alpha — translated: MEKMKRLDYLKVPSLNKVSDFETTFSLQPLERGFGNTLGVALRRVLLSNITSLAPFCIKIEGVNHEFQGIPGVVEDVPSLIMNLREVRFKYDSELVNDDEIIKVELKADEVGEITSRYLTVVDNPNVEIIDHNIHIADVSAANSLKIEMFIRPGRGFLSSEENKLIVNKLEGELAANSKIKKGKFIAVDSKFSPIKLVNYKVEELNSSSAKVEERLDFTLITDGTVKAEQAIKQASEILIAHFMVIGNTDEMKVDVFADEVEEEPQENEADLDINQLNLSVRSLNALRRINKTKVSDIIEMTYDELEQTKNLGKKSLEEIVQKLQEFGFTLKKRDE
- the rplQ gene encoding 50S ribosomal protein L17 produces the protein MANPKQIYSRDTKWRNGVMRSLTSELFVNGRITTTLTRAKELRKHAERMIQKAKNPTLANRRAVAAYLRPIKTKENVEVLTHLFSNIAPKYQERNGGYTRIIKLPARLGDNTRMAIIELV
- the truB gene encoding tRNA pseudouridine(55) synthase TruB, producing MFYLIHKKTGISSFEAISKFRKENKIKKIGHSGTLDPLAEGLLLVATDEDTKLLEYISNKTKEYVVEGVFGYETDTYDILGKVINNTDNKVTEEVLSKKLEELSKTISQVPPKFSAKKINGVRAYELARKDIDFEVKEQKIKIFDYKLLSFDFAKQTYRIYFRVSEGCYIRSLVNDLGLLCNNYSTMTKLERNGIGVLDISRLSGKEFVEINYKDILNLPIFIYNQKQREYLKNGNKLTNINNKNDEVVLLINGDTNEIGGVAKIFNNELIVKKIFPNKI